CGACTTCAACGTGATTTACATGATCCATCTTGGGGGAGCTAAAACAATTAGAACTTATATGCAAAGGTAATATAAAGTAGCTTTTTCCAATCATTGTCAGTCGAATTAGCAAAGGAATTGGTATTACCACCAACAAAGGCATCATTTTTCGCCAAAATATACTCTGCATTGATAGTAATGTTTTTGTAATCTGCCTGTAGACCAGCAATATTACGGTAGGAGTTTGGCTGTCCATCCTGTTTCATCAAACCACTGAATACGAGATATGGTTTAAATCCTTTCCAATCCTTATAATTCCACGAAGTTTTATAGTCTATATCAGCAACATAATAGTAGGCTTTATTCGCTACATGATATTCCGTATCAAAAGAACCAAAGGTTGAATAGTTCACTCCAGCTTGTTTGTTGTCGATATCCTGATAACCAAAAGTTAAGGTTGTGTCATAAGTTGGTGTCGCCCACTGGCCAAACACGTTGGCATTCATGCGACTGCCGGTCTTGTTGTTATTTTTATTGTCCAAGAATGAATACCAAACGGATGAACCCAGCGTATATCCAGCCGTATCCTTCTGACCCTGATATGCATAACGCATCATTAGCATATTCTTTTCATCAATCTGGGTGGCATTGTCTGATACGCCTTCAATAAAATTGGCACTATAACGTGATGCATCCTTACTATCCCCTTTATAGTTACCGCCATCCTTTGGAAAATAGCCAAAGCTCCAAGACTGCTGATCCTGACTCAGATCATAGCGAATCCCAATATTATGGGTATCCTGCATGCCAATGGTATACATCATACTTTCATAGAAGCTGCTATCCCAATAGGTTCCAATCCCGAATGGAATCGGTTGCAAGCCCACGGTGATTTTCTGCTGCTCATCCAGTTGATAACCCAGATAAGCATCTGACAATGTCATCAAATCACACATTTCATTAAATTGGACACAGCGTGCTGTAATCTTGCCGTCCACTTGATCTTTCTTGTAATTCAGATTGAGCCGGATATCACTGATCTGCGCTTTACTCTTTTCGCTTTCAGCATATTCTTTATATTGATAATTGCCTCGCACAAAACCAGAAACCGACCAGCCCTGTTCTTCCGCATGCGTCACAGTTGTTGCAGATAAAATAGCCAAAGCTAAGCCTGAAGGAATCGTCATATGGTGGAATACATTTTTTTTAAGCATAAGAAACCCCTTATCTATGCAGAACATAGACAATTTTTGATTTAGTGATTTGGATTGCGGGTCAGGTAAATCCGGTTTAGGGCAATGCCGCTTGTTTATATATCCGGATTTTGCCTACCCGCTGGATCAGTTCATCGAAAAATATCTTTCATTCGGATCAGATATTTTTAGTGTGTTGTTTTACCTATTGAATTAGACGCCAATCGCTAAACGCGTAGTCGCAACATCCTGTTGAGCAGGCGTGGTAACAGACAATAATTGCACCTGATCTTCCTGACGCTGCATGATGATGTTGCCATGACGCACACTGAGCACCGCCTTGGCCTGATTCGCGACAACCTCATAATCATTCTTGGCATTGAACAGGATAAAGCTCGCCGGTTTGCCCACTTCGATGCCATATTGATCGCCCAGGCACATGGTTTTGGCAGAATTGTCCGAGATTAGATCCAGACAGTTCTGCAGGTCTTCATAGCCTAGCATGTGACAGATATGCAAACCGGCATCCAGAATGCGTAAGATATTGCCATTGCCGACCGGATACCATGGATCTCGGATCGAGTCCTGCGCAAAACAGATGTTCATGCCAGCACGGTTAATCTCCGCCACGCGGGTCAGACCACGACGTTTTGGATAGCTGTCAAAGCGGCCCTGTAAATGGATGCTTTCGGTCGGGCAGGAAATAAAGTTGATTTTTGAACGCTTCAGCAAACGGAACAGTTTATAGCAGTAGGCATTGTCATAAGAGCCCATGGCTGTGGTGTGACTGGCCGTGACACGTTCGCCCATGTTTCTGACCAGTGCTTCATCGGCCAATACTTCCAGGAAACGTGAGTTCGGATCATCGATTTCATCGCAATGGACATCCACCAGTACATTGTATTTTTCGGCCAAGTCCATCAGGTAATGCACGGAACTCACGCCTTTGTCACGGGTATATTCAAAATGAGGAATCCCCCCGACCACATCGGCCCCCATCTGTAAGGCTTTTTCTAGCAGTACACGGCCATTTTTATAGGACTCAATGCCTTCTTGCGGGAAGGCCACGATCTGCAGATTCACCACATCCTTGACTTCATTCTTGACCTCAAGCATGGCTTGCAATCCGGTCAATTGCGGATCGGTAATGTCGACATGGGTACGCACATGCTGAATGCCATGCGCCACCAGCATGTCGATGGTCTGTTTTGCACGTTGTTTTGTGTCTTCAAAGGTAATGCTGGCCTTGCGTTGTGCCCAGCGTTCAATTCCTTCAAACAGGGTTCCGGACATATTCCATTCCGGCTCACCCGCGGTCAGTACAGCATCCAGATGAATGTGTGGATCAACCAGTGGTGACATCAGTAACTGCTGTTTCGCATCAATCACGTCAGCTCCTTCGAGGGTTAGTAACCCGGCCTGTGGCTCAATCGCATCAATTACGCCATTGTGATAGCTGATGGTGAATAAACCGGTCTTTTTACGTAAGGTTGCATTGATCACTTTCATATTCTTTTCTCTAATCATGGGATATTTGCCAAATTAATAGGGCAACAGAAGCATTCAAACGGAAATTGGGATTGCCCAATGATTGTCCGGTTAAT
This portion of the Acinetobacter sp. GSS19 genome encodes:
- a CDS encoding porin yields the protein MLKKNVFHHMTIPSGLALAILSATTVTHAEEQGWSVSGFVRGNYQYKEYAESEKSKAQISDIRLNLNYKKDQVDGKITARCVQFNEMCDLMTLSDAYLGYQLDEQQKITVGLQPIPFGIGTYWDSSFYESMMYTIGMQDTHNIGIRYDLSQDQQSWSFGYFPKDGGNYKGDSKDASRYSANFIEGVSDNATQIDEKNMLMMRYAYQGQKDTAGYTLGSSVWYSFLDNKNNNKTGSRMNANVFGQWATPTYDTTLTFGYQDIDNKQAGVNYSTFGSFDTEYHVANKAYYYVADIDYKTSWNYKDWKGFKPYLVFSGLMKQDGQPNSYRNIAGLQADYKNITINAEYILAKNDAFVGGNTNSFANSTDNDWKKLLYITFAYKF
- the codA gene encoding cytosine deaminase, translating into MKVINATLRKKTGLFTISYHNGVIDAIEPQAGLLTLEGADVIDAKQQLLMSPLVDPHIHLDAVLTAGEPEWNMSGTLFEGIERWAQRKASITFEDTKQRAKQTIDMLVAHGIQHVRTHVDITDPQLTGLQAMLEVKNEVKDVVNLQIVAFPQEGIESYKNGRVLLEKALQMGADVVGGIPHFEYTRDKGVSSVHYLMDLAEKYNVLVDVHCDEIDDPNSRFLEVLADEALVRNMGERVTASHTTAMGSYDNAYCYKLFRLLKRSKINFISCPTESIHLQGRFDSYPKRRGLTRVAEINRAGMNICFAQDSIRDPWYPVGNGNILRILDAGLHICHMLGYEDLQNCLDLISDNSAKTMCLGDQYGIEVGKPASFILFNAKNDYEVVANQAKAVLSVRHGNIIMQRQEDQVQLLSVTTPAQQDVATTRLAIGV